From the genome of Brassica oleracea var. oleracea cultivar TO1000 chromosome C4, BOL, whole genome shotgun sequence:
NNNNNNNNNNNNNNNNNNNNNNNNNNNNNNNNNNNNNNNNNNNNNNNNNNNNNNNNNNNNNNNNNNNNNNNNNNNNNNNNNNNNNNNNNNNNNNNNNNNNNNNNNNNNNNNNNNNNNNNNNNNNNNNNNNNNNNNNNNNNNNNNNNNNNNNNNNNNNNNNNNNNNNNNNNNNNNNNNNNNNNNNNNNNNNNNNNNNNNNNNNNNNNNNNNNNNNNNNNNNNNNNNNNNNNNNNNNNNNNNNNNNNNNNNNNNNNNNNNNNNNNNNNNNNNNNNNNNNNNNNNNNNNNNNNNNNNNNNNNNNNNNNNNNNNNNNNNNNNNNNNNNNNNNNNNNNNNNNNNNNNNNNNNNNNNNNNNNNNNNNNNNNNNNNNNNNNNNNNNNNNNNNNNNNNNNNNNNNNNNNNNNNNNNNNNNNNNNNNNNNNNNNNNNNNNNNNNNNNNNNNNNNNNNNNNNNNNNNNNNNNNNNNNNNNNNNNNNNNNNNNNNNNNNNNNNNNNNNNNNNNNNNNNNNNNNNNNNNNNNNNNNNNNNNNNNNNNNNNNNNNNNNNNNNNNNNNNNNNNNNNNNNNNNNNNNNNNNNNNNNNNNNNNNNNNNNNNNNNNNNNNNNNNNNNNNNNNNNNNNNNNNNNNNNNNNNNNNNNNNNNNNNNNNNNNNNNNNNNNNNNNNNNNNNNNNNNNNNNNNNNNNNNNNNNNNNNNNNNNNNNNNNNNNNNNNNNNNNNNNNNNNNNNNNNNNNNNNNNNNNNNNNNNNNNNNNNNNNNNNNNNNNNNNNNNNNNNNNNNNNNNNNNNNNNNNNNNNNNNNNNNNNNNNNNNNNNNNNNNNNNNNNNNNNNNNNNNNNNNNNNNNNNNNNNNNNNNNNNNNNNNNNNNNNNNNNNNNNNNNNNNNNNNNNNNNNNNNNNNNNNNNNNNNNNNNNNNNNNNNNNNNNNNNNNNNNNNNNNNNNNNNNNNNNNNNNNNNNNNNNNNNNNNNNNNNNNNNNNNNNNNNNNNNNNNNNNNNNNNNNNNNNNNNNNNNNNNNNNNNNNNNNNNNNNNNNNNNNNNNNNNNNNNNNNNNNNNNNNNNNNNNNNNNNNNNNNNNNNNNNNNNNNNNNNNNNNNNNNNNNNNNNNNNNNNNNNNNNNNNNNNNNNNNNNNNNNNNNNNNNNNNNNNNNNNNNNNNNNNNNNNNNNNNNNNNNNNNNNNNNNNNNNNNNNNNNNNNNNNNNNNNNNNNNNNNNNNNNNNNNNNNNNNNNNNNNNNNNNNNNNNNNNNNNNNNNNNNNNNNNNNNNNNNNNNNNNNNNNNNNNNNNNNNNNNNNNNNNNNNNNNNNNNNNNNNNNNNNNNNNNNNNNNNNNNNNNNNNNNNNNNNNNNNNNNNNNNNNNNNNNNNNNNNNNNNNNNNNNNNNNNNNNNNNNNNNNNNNNNNNNNNNNNNNNNNNNNNNNNNNNNNNNNNNNNNNNNNNNNNNNNNNNNNNNNNNNNNNNNNNNNNNNNNNNNNNNNNNNNNNNNNNNNNNNNNNNNNNNNNNNNNNNNNNNNNNNNNNNNNNNNNNNNNNNNNNNNNNNNNNNNNNNNNNNNNNNNNNNNNNNNNNNNNNNNNNNNNNNNNNNNNNNNNNNNNNNNNNNNNNNNNNNNNNNNNNNNNNNNNNNNNNNNNNNNNNNNNNNNNNNNNNNNNNNNNNNNNNNNNNNNNNNNNNNNNNNNNNNNNNNNNNNNNNNNNNNNNNNNNNNNNNNNNNNNNNNNNNNNNNNNNNNNNNNNNNNNNNNNNNNNNNNNNNNNNNNNNNNNNNNNNNNNNNNNNNNNNNNNNNNNNNNNNNNNNNNNNNNNNNNNNNNNNNNNNNNNNNNNNNNNNNNNNNNNNNNNNNNNNNNNNNNNNNNNNNNNNNNNNNNNNNNNNNNNNNNNNNNNNNNNNNNNNNNNNNNNNNNNNNNNNNNNNNNNNNNNNNNNNNNNNNNNNNNNNNNNNNNNNNNNNNNNNNNNNNNNNNNNNNNNNNNNNNNNNNNNNNNNNNNNNNNNNNNNNNNNNNNNNNNNNNNNNNNNNNNNNNNNNNNNNNNNNNNNNNNNNNNNNNNNNNNNNNNNNNNNNNNNNNNNNNNNNNNNNNNNNNNNNNNNNNNNNNNNNNNNNNNNNNNNNNNNNNNNNNNNNNNNNNNNNNNNNNNNNNNNNNNNNNNNNNNNNNNNNNNNNNNNNNNNNNNNNNNNNNNNNNNNNNNNNNNNNNNNNNNNNNNNNNNNNNNNNNNNNNNNNNNNNNNNNNNNNNNNNNNNNNNNNNNNNNNNNNNNNNNNNNNNNNNNNNNNNNNNNNNNNNNNNNNNNNNNNNNNNNNNNNNNNNNNNNNNNNNNNNNNNNNNNNNNNNNNNNNNNNNNNNNNNNNNNNNNNNNNNNNNNNNNNNNNNNNNNNNNNNNNNNNNNNNNNNNNNNNNNNNNNNNNNNNNNNNNNNNNNNNNNNNNNNNNNNNNNNNNNNNNNNNNNNNNNNNNNNNNNNNNNNNNNNNNNNNNNNNNNNNNNNNNNNNNNNNNNNNNNNNNNNNNNNNNNNNNNNNNNNNNNNNNNNNNNNNNNNNNNNNNNNNNNNNNNNNNNNNNNNNNNNNNNNNNNNNNNNNNNNNNNNNNNNNNNNNNNNNNNNNNNNNNNNNNNNNNNNNNNNNNNNNNNNNNNNNNNNNNNNNNNNNNNNNNNNNNNNNNNNNNNNNNNNNNNNNNNNNNNNNNNNNNNNNNNNNNNNNNNNNNNNNNNNNNNNNNNNNNNNNNNNNNNNNNNNNNNNNNNNNNNNNNNNNNNNNNNNNNNNNNNNNNNNNNNNNNNNNNNNNNNNNNNNNNNNNNNNNNNNNNNNNNNNNNNNNNNNNNNNNNNNNNNNNNNNNNNNNNNNNNNNNNNNNNNNNNNNNNNNNNNNNNNNNNNNNNNNNNNNNNNNNNNNNNNNNNNNNNNNNNNNNNNNNNNNNNNNNNNNNNNNNNNNNNNNNNNNNNNNNNNNNNNNNNNNNNNNNNNNNNNNNNNNNNNNNNNNNNNNNNNNNNNNNNNNNNNNNNNNNNNNNNNNNNNNNNNNNNNNNNNNNNNNNNNNNNNNNNNNNNNNNNNNNNNNNNNNNNNNNNNNNNNNNNNNNNNNNNNNNNNNNNNNNNNNNNNNNNNNNNNNNNNNNNNNNNNNNNNNNNNNNNNNNNNNNNNNNNNNNNNNNNNNNNNNNNNNNNNNNNNNNNNNNNNNNNNNNNNNNNNNNNNNNNNNNNNNNNNNNNNNNNNNNNNNNNNNNNNNNNNNNNNNNNNNNNNNNNNNNNNNNNNNNNNNNNNNNNNNNNNNNNNNNNNNNNNNNNNNNNNNNNNNNNNNNNNNNNNNNNNNNNNNNNNNNNNNNNNNNNNNNNNNNNNNNNNNNNNNNNNNNNNNNNNNNNNNNNNNNNNNNNNNNNNNNNNNNNNNNNNNNNNNNNNNNNNNNNNNNNNNNNNNNNNNNNNNNNNNNNNNNNNNNNNNNNNNNNNNNNNNNNNNNNNNNNNNNNNNNNNNNNNNNNNNNNNNNNNNNNNNNNNNNNNNNNNNNNNNNNNNNNNNNNNNNNNNNNNNNNNNNNNNNNNNNNNNNNNNNNNNNNNNNNNNNNNNNNNNNNNNNNNNNNNNNNNNNNNNNNNNNNNNNNNNNNNNNNNNNNNNNNNNNNNNNNNNNNNNNNNNNNNNNNNNNNNNNNNNNNNNNNNNNNNNNNNNNNNNNNNNNNNNNNNNNNNNNNNNNNNNNNNNNNNNNNNNNNNNNNNNNNNNNNNNNNNNNNNNNNNNNNNNNNNNNNNNNNNNNNNNNNNNNNNNNNNNNNNNNNNNNNNNNNNNNNNNNNNNNNNNNNNNNNNNNNNNNNNNNNNNNNNNNNNNNNNNNNNNNNNNNNNNNNNNNNNNNNNNNNNNNNNNNNNNNNNNNNNNNNNNNNNNNNNNNNNNNNNNNNNNNNNNNNNNNNNNNNNNNNNNNNNNNNNNNNNNNNNNNNNNNNNNNNNNNNNNNNNNNNNNNNNNNNNNNNNNNNNNNNNNNNNNNNNNNNNNNNNNNNNNNNNNNNNNNNNNNNNNNNNNNNNNNNNNNNNNNNNNNNNNNNNNNNNNNNNNNNNNNNNNNNNNNNNNNNNNNNNNNNNNNNNNNNNNNNNNNNNNNNNNNNNNNNNNNNNNNNNNNNNNNNNNNNNNNNNNNNNNNNNNNNNNNNNNNNNNNNNNNNNNNNNNNNNNNNNNNNNNNNNNNNNNNNNNNNNNNNNNNNNNNNNNNNNNNNNNNNNNNNNNNNNNNNNNNNNNNNNNNNNNNNNNNNNNNNNNNNNNNNNNNNNNNNNNNNNNNNNNNNNNNNNNNNNNNNNNNNNNNNNNNNNNNNNNNNNNNNNNNNNNNNNNNNNNNNNNNNNNNNNNNNNNNNNNNNNNNNNNNNNNNNNNNNNNNNNNNNNNNNNNNNNNNNNNNNNNNNNNNNNNNNNNNNNNNNNNNNNNNNNNNNNNNNNNNNNNNNNNNNNNNNNNNNNNNNNNNNNNNNNNNNNNNNNNNNNNNNNNNNNNNNNNNNNNNNNNNNNNNNNNNNNNNNNNNNNNNNNNNNNNNNNNNNNNNNNNNNNNNNNNNNNNNNNNNNNNNNNNNNNNNNNNNNNNNNNNNNNNNNNNNNNNNNNNNNNNNNNNNNNNNNNNNNNNNNNNNNNNNNNNNNNNNNNNNNNNNNNNNNNNNNNNNNNNNNNNNNNNNNNNNNNNNNNNNNNNNNNNNNNNNNNNNNNNNNNNNNNNNNNNNNNNNNNNNNNNNNNNNNNNNNNNNNNNNNNNNNNNNNNNNNNNNNNNNNNNNNNNNNNNNNNNNNNNNNNNNNNNNNNNNNNNNNNNNNNNNNNNNNNNNNNNNNNNNNNNNNNNNNNNNNNNNNNNNNNNNNNNNNNNNNNNNNNNNNNNNNNNNNNNNNNNNNNNNNNNNNNNNNNNNNNNNNNNNNNNNNNNNNNNNNNNNNNNNNNNNNNNNNNNNNNNNNNNNNNNNNNNNNNNNNNNNNNNNNNNNNNNNNNNNNNNNNNNNNNNNNNNNNNNNNNNNNNNNNNNNNNNNNNNNNNNNNNNNNNNNNNNNNNNNNNNNNNNNNNNNNNNNNNNNNNNNNNNNNNNNNNNNNNNNNNNNNNNNNNNNNNNNNNNNNNNNNNNNNNNNNNNNNNNNNNNNNNNNNNNNNNNNNNNNNNNNNNNNNNNNNNNNNNNNNNNNNNNNNNNNNNNNNNNNNNNNNNNNNNNNNNNNNNNNNNNNNNNNNNNNNNNNNNNNNNNNNNNNNNNNNNNNNNNNNNNNNNNNNNNNNNNNNNNNNNNNNNNNNNNNNNNNNNNNNNNNNNNNNNNNNNNNNNNNNNNNNNNNNNNNNNNNNNNNNNNNNNNNNNNNNNNNNNNNNNNNNNNNNNNNNNNNNNNNNNNNNNNNNNNNNNNNNNNNNNNNNNNNNNNNNNNNNNNNNNNNNNNNNNNNNNNNNNNNNNNNNNNNNNNNNNNNNNNNNNNNNNNNNNNNNNNNNNNNNNNNNNNNNNNNNNNNNNNNNNNNNNNNNNNNNNNNNNNNNNNNNNNNNNNNNNNNNNNNNNNNNNNNNNNNNNNNNNNNNNNNNNNNNNNNNNNNNNNNNNNNNNNNNNNNNNNNNNNNNNNNNNNNNNNNNNNNNNNNNNNNNNNNNNNNNNNNNNNNNNNNNNNNNNNNNNNNNNNNNNNNNNNNNNNNNNNNNNNNNNNNNNNNNNNNNNNNNNNNNNNNNNNNNNNNNNNNNNNNNNNNNNNNNNNNNNNNNNNNNNNNNNNNNNNNNNNNNNNNNNNNNNNNNNNNNNNNNNNNNNNNNNNNNNNNNNNNNNNNNNNNNNNNNNNNNNNNNNNNNNNNNNNNNNNNNNNNNNNNNNNNNNNNNNNNNNNNNNNNNNNNNNNNNNNNNNNNNNNNNNNNNNNNNNNNNNNNNNNNNNNNNNNNNNNNNNNNNNNNNNNNNNNNNNNNNNNNNNNNNNNNNNNNNNNNNNNNNNNNNNNNNNNNNNNNNNNNNNNNNNNNNNNNNNNNNNNNNNNNNNNNNNNNNNNNNNNNNNNNNNNNNNNNNNNNNNNNNNNNNNNNNNNNNNNNNNNNNNNNNNNNNNNNNNNNNNNNNNNNNNNNNNNNTTCCGAGGGACACCGTTCCTCGGAATTTTCCGAGGGACACCGTTCCTCGGAATTTTCCGAGGGACACCGTTCCTCGGAATTTTCCGAGGGACACCGTTCCTCGGAATTTTCCGAGGGACACCGTTCCTCGGAATTTTCCGAGGGACACCGTTCCTCGGAATTTTCCGAGGGACACCGTTCCTCGGAATTTTCCGAGGGACACCGTTCCTCGGAATTTTCCGAGGGACACCGTTCCTCGGAATTTTCCGAGGGACACCGTTCCTCGGAATTTTCCGAGGGACACCGTTCCTCGGAATTTTCCGAGGGACACCGTTCCTCGGAATTTTCCGAGGGACACCGTTCCTCGGAATTTTCCGAGGGACACCGTTCCTCGGAATTTTCCGAGGGACACCGTTCCTCGGAATTTTCCGAGGGACACCGTTCCTCGGAATTTTCCGAGTGACCTATTCTTCGGAATTTTCCGATGAAAATTCTGAGTAACATTTCGTCGGAACTTCCGAGGATTGGACCATCGGAAAATCCATCGAAATATCCCGAGGAAGTTCTCCCTCGGTATATTCCGAGGAGCTTTCCGACGAACAGGTTGTCCTCAGAATTTCCTCGGAAATTTGTTTCCTCGGAATTCCGTCGGAAAATTCCGAGGGATTTCCGAGGAAAAATGAATTTCCGAGGAGTTATTTCCGAGGACTTGTTTCGTCGGTATGTAGTCGGAATAACGTTATTCCGACGACATACCGACGATTTTTTCCCTCAGTATGTCGCTGTTTTCTTGTAGTGCATAGCTAAAACCCCATAGCAACCAATACAACCCCGACCCTCTGAAAGAAACTGTAAAACCCCATAGCCTCTCAATGATCTCCTTCTGAAACCTCATAGCTTCCGTTGCAATTCTGGTTTTACGATTTTGTTGTCCAACGATTCGTAAACCACCGCTATATTAGCGTAAACCATTAGCATCTTCTCCACTCTGCTAGCAGAGAACAAGATATCTGTTGTTATTTCATCCCAAGCAATGACATCTCCATCATTAATATAAAGTACGATCAGTGCTAGATGAACAACATCTGTATCCTCTCACTATATCCAAACATTTTCTTCCTATTACCTCTCGGTCTCAGTATGAGACCCCCACCATCTTCCTTCTCCGAATTGTTACTCCCCAGCGTACATATCAGTCGATTAAAAGCAGTAGAGCTCATGTCTCCATTCTTAGATAAGAAAAACCGTTAGAGCTCATGTCTCCATTCTTAGATAAGAAAAACCGTACCCAGATGATACCCTGAATTCGTCTATAACATACCTCGATACTCTCCATCTTGACTGAAACTGCACTTGGTTTAATGAGACCAAATGCAGTAGCTGCTGCAACCTGAGTGATATTTCATATATTTGCCATAGTATCAAATAATACCACATGTTCCTAGAGATCAATCCATACCTACCATGCTCCAATATATGGTCTGTTCCGAAAATAGTAGCATAAGTAAGAAAAGACTGTAATGAACTCAACCACCAAGAAAATAAAAATCCCTTAAACTTCCATTGTAAAACCCAAACACAAAACTTCCCTGAGAAAACAACTGAAACAACAACCATAAAAACCCATCGAACCCATTAAGAAACAAACGCTCATAGAGCTTATTGAAAATAATACTACCCTCAAATCATAAGTAAAACCATGCTTTCTTGATCCAAATATTAAAGAGACTTGATCCATAAACTAAGCGTTTTGATGGCCAGGTTTCGGGAATGAAGTCCCCTTACTCTCCTGTTGTTTGTTGTTGTCACCCCGGTGGATACTTGGCTTTGCTGCAGCTCGTTTGCGCGGGGAGACCAAAGCTGAAGCAATCCTCATCTTCGTGCTTCCTGCAGTATTTGCTGCTGGTTTAAACAACCTCTTGCGAGTGGTCTTTTTATTCCCCAAGTCTGCTACAGCTGCGTCATCTCCATCACCCGTCAGAAGCTGTTCCTCCTCCTCTTGCGGCTGCGCTTCCTCATCATATGCCATGATCGCTTCCTCAGTTTCCTCTTCTGAAAAGTCCGGTAAATCATCTGCTGCATCCATGTCGATCCCATGTTCCAGTAAGTGAGCCTTTATTTCATCCATCTCCATCACGTGGTCTTCATCCTCTGGAGACACCAACTTTTCCCCTAATAGACCTTGAACCTCTTGTAACCCCTTCTCTGCATCATTAGGATCCGATACGGTCTCTGCACCAGTAGCCTGAGTTTTGGCCAATTCTTCTTGAAACTTCTGAGATGGTTGATCCATGAGATCCTCCTCCATCAATTTCACCTCCCCTTCTCCATCATCTTTGATATTCCCCTCCTCCTTGGCCTCTTCCCGTGGCATATTCTGAACATTGTGAACCCGGGTTTGGTCTGAAGATAACCTAGTGCGCCCCTCCTGAGTATCATGCCTTGGCTCCTCCCTTCTGGTATTTCTATAGTGTGATGCCTCTCCATCCCCGCGGGAATTTCCACGATATGTGGAGTTTCTTTTGTGACCTCTATCTGCCACCTTCACCCACTTAGAGTCAGCTTCTACAAACATCTTGTCTTTCCCCTTCCCATGGTGATCCCGACTCTCTCTATTTCTATTCTGTTGACTCACAGGACCATTAATGATCACTCCTTTGTAGCTTCTAGCCCTCTCATCATGCTTACCCCCATCGCGCCATCCACCATTACCTCCCGGTTTCCTTCAGCTCCCTTTTTAGAATTATTCGTGTAGAGGACATTCCTCATCCTTGTGACACAAACTGAAACAGATGTAGCAATAACCAAATAATTTCTCATATCGCAATGAGACCGGAGCTTCCTCACTTTCATAAAACTCCCCACCTGCGAAGTCCACCGTGGTTTCAAAACATAGTTCTTTGAACGCGTCCACCACCACTTGAACTCGTGAGTGCTCCACATCCACCGCCACCGTTCTTCCTATAGCATTTCCAATACTCTCATACATAGGTGCCGTCTTGAACTCCACCGGAACACATAGAACCCGGAACCAAAACGGAATTTCCGACGGGTAATGCTGAGATTTCTTTGGTTGCCAGTTAGCCAAGCAAAGCATCCAATAATCGAAATGAAACGGTTGAAAGTTTAAAACTCCATCCATATCTTCCTCTTTCTCAAAGACAAACTGGAATTTCCCAAAACCCAAATCCGTTCCTACTACATGATCCTCCAACTTCCATATCTTTGGGAGATTCGTGATCAGCGCCTTCATATCCTGCTTCATACACCTTCCAATCAACGTTTTGGAAAATGTTGTTTTGATCAGCTCAGAGTTGTCAAAGTGTGGGACCGAAATCTTCAACCTTTTGCGAGTGCCCTCACCATTCTTCACGTCGGTGTTGTTAACGAGTAGTAACTGACTCTGCGTCATGATAAAAAGAACACTTTTATCTTTGTTGTAACAAGAAGGGGAAAGAGAAATAAGATTTATGTGACAACTGATGAACCCAATCATCCTTTTATAAGAAACCTAGATAGAATATTCGTTAATGAAACCCAGCCCACCAGAATTGATCCGCTCAATCTCCATCTCAATCTCACCTAATGATTTGATTCGTAAGCATTTAAACCCCATTACCTTACCAATATGATCCATACTTCCCATAAGACTCCCAAACCAAATCCAAAATTGAATCTCTTTATTTCAATATTTGGAACAGATATCATACCTTGTAACCTTCGCGATTTCATCTTGAAGATGATTGAAATCAAAATCTGATTCCATATCTCCTCAACTTTCCAAGAAAATCAATTTCCATTGCCATCTTCATCCATCGGGGATTTGGCTGAAATCGCCCGTCCGTTTCTCCATAATCCTTCAACAGATGTAACACCGCTCCAAACAACCACCCACTCCTTCACCGGGATCCCATCGTCGAGAATCCATCTAAACCCTAGATCTCCTTTGTCATCGCCATTTTTGTCTTGAGAGCGTTTTTTAATATGGAAAGTATTTTACATTTTTTTTCTTATGAAAAGATTTTAATTCTCTTTTTCGTAAGGGTCATATTGTGAATGATTTTTAATTCCTAACTAATATTTTCACCAAGAAAGAGTTTAAATTTTTAAGGCCTACCTATCTTGAGTTTGGACCTTATTAGATGGAGAAACCACTTTGTAATTTTTCACCTATCTTGAGTAGCAATAATGCTCTCAAAGTTTTCATCATTTTAGAAATTTTTTTATTGGTTTTGTGATTCGGATTCGTCAAAGCAATCACTCAGTTTGATATTTGATAGATTTCTTCCTTATTTTTTATCTTCTTAGTATGATGAAATTGATGTTTGCATCCACAACGTCTACGAAATTGTCTCAATTTTATTCTTATATGATGGCTTTCGCAAAGTACTAACCGACTGAGTACATTACTTTCTTTCAGTTCAGTTGTAATAAACTAAGATTTCTGGCAATTAATAAATGGATTTCATAACACCAAAAGATTAAAGGTCTCTACGTAACAAAGCAAATATCATCGTTAGTCAAGAGAGAAAGCATATCGGGTGGTAGCCAGAAACGGACACCAACAAAAGAGGCACTTAAGCAATAAAGATCTTAAGAAAACACAAAAGTCTTCCCTTTTTTTTCCCCCACAGATGCTCCCCGGTCCTTGCAAACACTGCAAGAGTTCCATAAATATTTTTTTCTGAGAATGTTAAAGACTTTTCTTGACCAATCCATCTGCACGTGACCAGCCATAGAATGCCTCAAGGATTCTATGATTATCACTTGTAGACGTTGACAATAGCATCAACATCATCATGGATTGTTGTTGGTGCTGTCCTCTCTTCTGACCCATCAAACCAAAATCCATTGAGCACTGACCGTTCTGCTTCAGACGACACTCTAGAAAAGGGTGAATGTCGTGTGATTCTAAGCTGCTCTCTGGTGAAGATGTCACCATAACACCACCTGACTCTGACATGGCTCGGCTTGTCTGAAACGCGCTTCTTACGTCTAGATGAAGAGGAGCTAGCCCTGAGTTAGTTGATGTCTCCATAGCTACTCCTGTCTGAACATTCATCAGCGGCTCTGCTGGTAACCGTATGCGCTTGATTTGCCTTCCCTGTTTCCCATTACTGTTAACAGATTCAAATTTTGCTGAGAACATTCTAAAGCTGATGCTTCTTGCTTGTGACCCAACAAACGGATGTTCCTTTTTCAACACTGGCTGGATAATTTTGAACTTCTTCCTTGCTTCTGCTGCTGCTTTTGAAACTTCTTCTGCATTGAAACGCGCTAGAGAAGATGGACTGATCTTCATAGGTTGTGTCTTGTTGTCTTCTGAACCGAATCGTCAGAAGATAATCAGACAGCCTGAAGTTCTGATTGCACGGAACAACAAACCCGCTCAGTGTGAACATTGAATCAGCCTTCAGACGTGGCCTGAAAGTGGCGATGGCATGACGGTTACCTTAAAAACTTTGAAAAAACATTGAGCATCAACAAACAGTTTCATAATATACCATTCAAAAAGATTCGATGAAAATCAAAATTATAGAATTTCATACTTATGAATGTGAGCGACGGAATACTGCAGAAATACTATAATTAATGATGAGATTAAAGATCAGAATACAAAGTAGAAGCATGTCTAAGCCCCCCCTCCCCCNNNNNNNNNNNNNNNCCCCCCATCAATTCACCACGGCGTTTGAAGTTCTTGGCTTCCTAAAACCTCCATGGTGGAACAACAGCATCCGGCCTCCAAATCACCAAGAAGAACATATGTGTTAGCCATTTTTCTGCAAATAAGTTCTTTGGATTATCACCAAATGTGATGATGATGTTCAAGGGATCGAGGATTACCTTTTTTTATAGATGAAAATCCACCACCTAGAACTGTGATAAGTATCATTGAATGAATTGCCGTGCTTGATTTACGTCGATTGAGTTAAAATGTTTCTTAAAGACCATGAATCAAGAGATCCCGTAACGTCTCGAAGGGGACCAACTGAAGACGATTCGATGCAAACGACACACCATACAGATTCTAGTCACAATGATTCTTCAATCTCAGAATGCTGATTCTCCATTGTTGGTTTACGTACCGACAGAATGTCGAAGAAGCTGAAACCCCTAATTCTCAAAAATGACTATCGTGAATGGACCTTTATCTCTTTATTAGGCTTGACAATACATATTTACAATAATAAGATAACAACCACGAAGCCCGTTTGGAATCTAAAGAAAGTAATGAATATGTTAATGAATTGCCACGTGTCATTCTCTCATTTTCCTATTTTCCGACATGGCAGCCTCTAAAGAGATAATTCTCTTCTTTATATTAATATATCAAACAAGTAATAAAAAAGTAATATAAGCTCCATTAAACCTATCCACGTCAGCATAAAAAATCAGCCAATGAGAAACTTGGTTTTTGCCACATCACACCGGATTTGGGTAGTGTTGAGCTGTTTTTTTTTTATCCGTGAAGTGAATTATTTGGCCCAAATTTCATGTTATCTTCTCTTCCAGAACTCAATCTCTTCGCCTCCACTTTTCAGAGCTTCATCTCTTCGCCTCCCATTCGTATCTCTTAAGCTTCCCTGTTTTAATTATGCCATAATTACTACTTCTGATCTCTTAGATTTTCGTCTTCGTCGCCGTCTTCAACCTCTTAACGATCGGACCAACCACTTTCAGCGTTTTCCAAGTATTCTATTGACTACAGCTGAAACCGATCTCCGCCAAAGTAAAATTAGTGTCTCTCTTAAGCTATGAAGATTTGGGTCTTGAAGGAATCAAACAAAGAGTTGAGTTTTTTTTTTTTTCAACTTTCGATTCCTTATTATGTCATCATGATTAGACTTAGCTAAGATTTGTGCTTGATCCGTATTCCTACAATGTTACCATGACTGAAAACCTGGCGGCTGAGAATGAAAGGATGAATGATGTCGCAAAGATCAAAGTTGTTGTACGTTTTCTTCATTCACTTCTCTCTCTCTATCAGGCATCACTTGGTTTTAAACTTTGAACTGAGAAA
Proteins encoded in this window:
- the LOC106339860 gene encoding probable protein S-acyltransferase 22 — encoded protein: MKISPSSLARFNAEEVSKAAAEARKKFKIIQPVLKKEHPFVGSQARSISFRMFSAKFESVNSNGKQGRQIKRIRLPAEPLMNVQTGVAMETSTNSGLAPLHLDVRSAFQTSRAMSESGGVMVTSSPESSLESHDIHPFLECRLKQNGQCSMDFGLMGQKRGQHQQQSMMMLMLLSTSTSDNHRILEAFYGWSRADGLVKKSL
- the LOC106343056 gene encoding uncharacterized protein LOC106343056, with amino-acid sequence MKQDMKALITNLPKIWKLEDHVVGTDLGFGKFQFVFEKEEDMDGVLNFQPFHFDYWMLCLANWQPKKSQHYPSEIPFWFRVLCVPVEFKTAPMYESIGNAIGRTVAVDVEHSRVQVVVDAFKELCFETTVDFAGGEFYESEEAPVSLRYEKLFGYCYICFSLCHKDEECPLHE